A window of Mangifera indica cultivar Alphonso unplaced genomic scaffold, CATAS_Mindica_2.1 Un_0085, whole genome shotgun sequence contains these coding sequences:
- the LOC123207517 gene encoding probable beta-D-xylosidase 2 isoform X1: MPHRTTIASSFFLLFLMGLLLGVSSLAREPFACDPKVAMTKTLPFCQVSLPIQERVKDLIGRLSLKEKFGLLVNNAGAVPRLGIKGYEWWSEALHGVSNVGPGTKFGGDFPGATSFPQVITTAASFNASLWEAIGRVVSDEARAMYNGGIAGLTYWSPNVNIFRDPRWGRGQETPGEDPVVAGNYAVSYVRGLQGNDGERLKVAASCKHFTAYDLDNWNGVDRFHFNAKVSKQDMEDTFDVPFRMCVKDGNVASVMCSYNQVNGIPTCADPKILKNTIRGQWRLNGYIVSDCDSVGVYYDTQHYTSTPEEAAALAIKAGLDLNCGPFLGVHTENAVQRGLVSQADVNNALMNTITIQMRLGMFDGEPSAQPYGNLGPKDVCTQAHQELALEAARQGIVLLKNHGPSLPLSHPRHRTIAVIGPNSDVTVTMIGNYAGVACGYTTPLQGIGRYAKTIHQQGCKNVACADDQSFAAAIDTSRQADATVLVMGLDQSIEAEQRDRTGLLLPGRQQELVSRVAQASRGPTILVLMSGGPIDVSFAKTDPRIVAILWAGYPGQAGGTAIADVLFGTTNPGGKLPMTWYPQEYIKNLPMTNMAMRSSPSKSYPGRTYRFYKGPVVYPFGHGISYTNFVHTVASAPTVVAVPLRGRLRFGNVTVSGKAIRVTHAKCKGLSLGIQVDVKNIGSKDGSNTLLVYSTPPAGHWAPHKQLVAFEKVHVAAGTQQRVGINIHVCKFLSVVDRSGIRRIPMGEYSIHIADTKHSVSLQAAPLGVIKS; the protein is encoded by the exons ATGCCTCATAGAACCACTATCGCTTCATCTTTCTTTCTGCTGTTTCTCATGGGTCTTCTTCTGGGTGTTTCCAGTTTAGCCCGGGAACCATTTGCTTGCGACCCAAAAGTTGCAATGACGAAAACTTTGCCGTTTTGTCAGGTATCTTTACCAATACAGGAAAGAGTGAAGGACCTCATTGGAAGGCTGAGTCTGAAGGAGAAGTTTGGGCTGCTTGTGAACAATGCAGGAGCAGTTCCACGCCTTGGAATCAAAGGATATGAATGGTGGTCTGAGGCTCTTCACGGGGTTTCCAATGTGGGTCCGGGAACCAAGTTTGGTGGGGACTTTCCTGGGGCCACTAGCTTCCCACAAGTCATCACAACCGCTGCTTCTTTCAATGCATCATTGTGGGAAGCAATCGGACGG GTTGTGTCAGATGAAGCAAGAGCAATGTACAATGGTGGCATTGCTGGACTTACTTATTGGAGCCCAAACGTGAACATTTTTAGAGACCCAAGATGGGGCCGCGGGCAGGAGACACCCGGTGAGGATCCTGTGGTAGCCGGTAATTATGCTGTTAGCTACGTTAGGGGGTTACAGGGTAACGACGGTGAGCGGCTGAAGGTAGCTGCTTCTTGTAAGCACTTCACAGCCTATGATCTCGATAACTGGAATGGCGTAGACAGATTCCACTTCAACGCTAAG GTAAGCAAGCAGGACATGGAGGACACATTCGATGTGCCATTCAGAATGTGCGTGAAAGATGGTAACGTAGCCAGTGTTATGTGTTCATACAATCAGGTTAATGGTATACCCACCTGCGCTGATCCTAAAATACTCAAGAACACCATACGCGGCCAATGGCGCCTCAACGG GTATATTGTTTCAGACTGTGACTCTGTTGGGGTATACTACGACACTCAACATTATACATCAACGCCTGAAGAAGCAGCTGCTCTTGCCATTAAAGCAG GTTTGGATTTGAACTGTGGACCTTTCTTAGGAGTTCACACAGAGAATGCGGTGCAGAGAGGGTTGGTGAGTCAGGCGGACGTTAATAACGCATTAATGAACACAATTACCATACAAATGAGGCTTGGCATGTTTGATGGAGAGCCATCTGCACAACCATATGGGAATTTAGGTCCCAAAGATGTGTGCACCCAGGCTCACCAAGAGCTTGCACTCGAAGCTGCCAGACAAGGCATTGTTCTTCTTAAAAACCATGGCCCTTCATTGCCTTTATCCCATCCCCGTCACCGCACTATTGCTGTCATTGGTCCTAATTCTGATGTCACTGTTACTATGATTGGTAACTATGCTG GAGTGGCATGTGGATACACAACTCCCTTGCAAGGAATAGGGAGATATGCCAAGACAATTCATCAACAAGGTTGCAAGAATGTAGCATGCGCCGATGATCAGTCATTTGCGGCAGCTATTGACACTAGCCGTCAAGCGGATGCAACGGTTCTTGTGATGGGGCTTGATCAGTCCATTGAAGCAGAACAAAGAGACAGGACTGGGTTGCTTTTACCGGGACGCCAACAAGAGCTTGTGTCTAGAGTTGCTCAAGCCTCTAGGGGCCCGACTATTTTGGTCTTAATGTCTGGTGGACCTATTGATGTATCGTTTGCCAAAACTGATCCACGAATTGTAGCCATTCTATGGGCTGGGTACCCCGGCCAAGCTGGAGGCACGGCCATTGCTGATGTCTTGTTCGGAACGACCAATCCTG GAGGAAAGCTGCCAATGACATGGTACCCACAGGAGTATATTAAAAATCTGCCAATGACAAACATGGCCATGCGATCCAGCCCATCAAAAAGCTACCCTGGAAGAACCTACAGATTTTACAAAGGTCCAGTTGTGTACCCATTCGGTCATGGAATCAGTTACACAAACTTTGTACACACTGTAGCCAGTGCACCCACCGTGGTGGCTGTCCCCCTACGCGGGCGCCTGCGCTTTGGGAACGTAACTGTTTCTGGCAAGGCAATCAGAGTTACACATGCAAAATGTAAGGGGCTCTCATTAGGCATTCAGGTGGATGTGAAAAACATTGGTTCCAAGGATGGTTCTAACACATTGCTAGTATACTCCACACCACCAGCAGGGCATTGGGCGCCACACAAACAATTGGTGGCCTTTGAGAAAGTGCATGTTGCTGCTGGAACTCAACAACGAGTTGGAATTAATATACATGTATGCAAATTTTTAAGTGTTGTGGATCGGTCTGGAATTCGAAGAATTCCAATGGGTGAATACAGTATTCATATTGCCGATACAAAGCATTCCGTGTCACTTCAAGCAGCTCCTTTAGGGGTGATAAAATCTTGA
- the LOC123207517 gene encoding probable beta-D-xylosidase 2 isoform X2, which yields MYNGGIAGLTYWSPNVNIFRDPRWGRGQETPGEDPVVAGNYAVSYVRGLQGNDGERLKVAASCKHFTAYDLDNWNGVDRFHFNAKVSKQDMEDTFDVPFRMCVKDGNVASVMCSYNQVNGIPTCADPKILKNTIRGQWRLNGYIVSDCDSVGVYYDTQHYTSTPEEAAALAIKAGLDLNCGPFLGVHTENAVQRGLVSQADVNNALMNTITIQMRLGMFDGEPSAQPYGNLGPKDVCTQAHQELALEAARQGIVLLKNHGPSLPLSHPRHRTIAVIGPNSDVTVTMIGNYAGVACGYTTPLQGIGRYAKTIHQQGCKNVACADDQSFAAAIDTSRQADATVLVMGLDQSIEAEQRDRTGLLLPGRQQELVSRVAQASRGPTILVLMSGGPIDVSFAKTDPRIVAILWAGYPGQAGGTAIADVLFGTTNPGGKLPMTWYPQEYIKNLPMTNMAMRSSPSKSYPGRTYRFYKGPVVYPFGHGISYTNFVHTVASAPTVVAVPLRGRLRFGNVTVSGKAIRVTHAKCKGLSLGIQVDVKNIGSKDGSNTLLVYSTPPAGHWAPHKQLVAFEKVHVAAGTQQRVGINIHVCKFLSVVDRSGIRRIPMGEYSIHIADTKHSVSLQAAPLGVIKS from the exons ATGTACAATGGTGGCATTGCTGGACTTACTTATTGGAGCCCAAACGTGAACATTTTTAGAGACCCAAGATGGGGCCGCGGGCAGGAGACACCCGGTGAGGATCCTGTGGTAGCCGGTAATTATGCTGTTAGCTACGTTAGGGGGTTACAGGGTAACGACGGTGAGCGGCTGAAGGTAGCTGCTTCTTGTAAGCACTTCACAGCCTATGATCTCGATAACTGGAATGGCGTAGACAGATTCCACTTCAACGCTAAG GTAAGCAAGCAGGACATGGAGGACACATTCGATGTGCCATTCAGAATGTGCGTGAAAGATGGTAACGTAGCCAGTGTTATGTGTTCATACAATCAGGTTAATGGTATACCCACCTGCGCTGATCCTAAAATACTCAAGAACACCATACGCGGCCAATGGCGCCTCAACGG GTATATTGTTTCAGACTGTGACTCTGTTGGGGTATACTACGACACTCAACATTATACATCAACGCCTGAAGAAGCAGCTGCTCTTGCCATTAAAGCAG GTTTGGATTTGAACTGTGGACCTTTCTTAGGAGTTCACACAGAGAATGCGGTGCAGAGAGGGTTGGTGAGTCAGGCGGACGTTAATAACGCATTAATGAACACAATTACCATACAAATGAGGCTTGGCATGTTTGATGGAGAGCCATCTGCACAACCATATGGGAATTTAGGTCCCAAAGATGTGTGCACCCAGGCTCACCAAGAGCTTGCACTCGAAGCTGCCAGACAAGGCATTGTTCTTCTTAAAAACCATGGCCCTTCATTGCCTTTATCCCATCCCCGTCACCGCACTATTGCTGTCATTGGTCCTAATTCTGATGTCACTGTTACTATGATTGGTAACTATGCTG GAGTGGCATGTGGATACACAACTCCCTTGCAAGGAATAGGGAGATATGCCAAGACAATTCATCAACAAGGTTGCAAGAATGTAGCATGCGCCGATGATCAGTCATTTGCGGCAGCTATTGACACTAGCCGTCAAGCGGATGCAACGGTTCTTGTGATGGGGCTTGATCAGTCCATTGAAGCAGAACAAAGAGACAGGACTGGGTTGCTTTTACCGGGACGCCAACAAGAGCTTGTGTCTAGAGTTGCTCAAGCCTCTAGGGGCCCGACTATTTTGGTCTTAATGTCTGGTGGACCTATTGATGTATCGTTTGCCAAAACTGATCCACGAATTGTAGCCATTCTATGGGCTGGGTACCCCGGCCAAGCTGGAGGCACGGCCATTGCTGATGTCTTGTTCGGAACGACCAATCCTG GAGGAAAGCTGCCAATGACATGGTACCCACAGGAGTATATTAAAAATCTGCCAATGACAAACATGGCCATGCGATCCAGCCCATCAAAAAGCTACCCTGGAAGAACCTACAGATTTTACAAAGGTCCAGTTGTGTACCCATTCGGTCATGGAATCAGTTACACAAACTTTGTACACACTGTAGCCAGTGCACCCACCGTGGTGGCTGTCCCCCTACGCGGGCGCCTGCGCTTTGGGAACGTAACTGTTTCTGGCAAGGCAATCAGAGTTACACATGCAAAATGTAAGGGGCTCTCATTAGGCATTCAGGTGGATGTGAAAAACATTGGTTCCAAGGATGGTTCTAACACATTGCTAGTATACTCCACACCACCAGCAGGGCATTGGGCGCCACACAAACAATTGGTGGCCTTTGAGAAAGTGCATGTTGCTGCTGGAACTCAACAACGAGTTGGAATTAATATACATGTATGCAAATTTTTAAGTGTTGTGGATCGGTCTGGAATTCGAAGAATTCCAATGGGTGAATACAGTATTCATATTGCCGATACAAAGCATTCCGTGTCACTTCAAGCAGCTCCTTTAGGGGTGATAAAATCTTGA